In one Mucilaginibacter ginsenosidivorax genomic region, the following are encoded:
- a CDS encoding DUF3606 domain-containing protein, which translates to MERKLKPKAEDTRTVDIDDAYTLDFWAKEFGVSKEKLMAAVFAAGTNARDVKRELKK; encoded by the coding sequence ATGGAACGAAAATTAAAACCAAAAGCTGAAGATACCCGAACAGTTGATATAGATGATGCTTACACCCTTGATTTTTGGGCCAAGGAATTTGGCGTGTCTAAAGAAAAATTAATGGCGGCTGTATTTGCGGCAGGCACAAACGCACGGGATGTAAAACGCGAATTAAAGAAATAA